ccaatatttaaaaattgtatcaaGAATGACTGGAAAGGTAGAAACTAGACCAGATAAAATTTGCTCATAATGAGCAAACCCAAAATCTTTGTAAATATAACCAATCATTAGTTCCCAACCGTGAGGCGAATGGAATCCGATACATAAATCAGTTAATAAAAGAATCGAAAAAGCTTTAATTGTATCACTTAAATTATATAGGAATTCTTGAACCCAAGAATTGAGAATAAAAAGCTTTTCCTTACCCCAAAAGGAATAACCACTTAGAATAACGAAAGATATTAGATTTGTCGAGAAGTGCAAGATTGTATGGATACGATACTCATTGTGTATTTTGATGAATTGGATCGTTTCTTTGTGGATTCCTAGACGAAATTGTTGTAAATCGGTTTCTGGGTATTCCTTTATCATTTCATCCAGCTGGAATAGTTCCTCTAATTGTATGAATTTTTCTAGAACACTTTTTTCTTGAATATCATTCAAGAAAGTTTCGCATTGTCTAGTATTCCACCAATTAGTAATCCAAGTTTTCAAACTTTTATTACAGCAGAGAGAGATCAACCAGGGCAAAAAGACTAtagatgtaaaataaaaaaaaggaatgaatgCTTTCTTTTTTGCCATTTTGAATCTGTGAATTGTTAATGAACCTACCGCATTTGTGGATTCTATTAGATCTACTATTTCTATCGAGCATGAGTTTCTATTCTAATTCAAATAGAATGTATTGAGCCTATAATcccttttctctttttcttttgattcaataCTTAGTCTTTGCTTTGAATCTAGAAAGAATACAGAAATAGACTCAGAATACACTTACAatttgaataaagaaaaaattgtatttcCAGGATGTTATTCCCCCTTTTTTCGATCAATACTAAAAgaacttttttgaatttttaaaataaaaaatatgattctaTTTTCGAGACGAATAAACTCCCTTTCTTttctatcaaatatataaaaaaaaacgagcATAAAAGAATAGATGAatgttcaattgaaaaaaaagaaagcaattCTTTCGTTTTTTCTTCCTACTGCCAAAGGATTTAgtctttaaactttaaaaatgaaTTCATTTCAAAATACTTCAATTGGTACACGCAAGAAGTAAGCCAATTCAGCAGCTTTTTGCTCAATTTCTCGTGTAGTAAAATTCTCATCAGTACGAATTAAAGGAATAGCCCCTTGACCTCTAATTTCCATATAAAGGACACGCCGGGCAGAAACACCCTCTTTAACTTCGATTCTGATCGACTGAATATCTTTCATAAGGAATCGTAAAAAGATGCGACGGCTTTTTCCAGGAAATCCCCAACGAAAAATCCGTACTATCCCTTCTTTTCGGTCGAAAAGATCATAACCACTACCCACATTCCACAAAATAGTGCACCACAAATAGCAACTAATAAAGAGACCCGCGATCCCATAGAAAGACATCACAATCCCTTGTGGAAAAAAAAGGATTTCCTGAGATGCAACTAACGATATAAAATTTTTACCAAGATAACTGGAAGTTCCAACCAATAAGAATCccaatgaacctaaaaataggATAAAGGCCCAGCAGAAATTACTTGTTTTTCGAGACCCCGTTATAAATTCTATCCATAGAGATTCTGATCGCCAACTCATATATATTAGATCCAGTTatacaattttttggaattgagaaaatatgactttcctttttttgttttcaaagtaACTCTCATCAACTATAACTATTTTGTTGTGAACCTTTACTTTaggaataatttatataattgtttatatctaaaataataaaatctcctTCCTTTATATGATCCCCTATAActatatacatacaaataaatACATTGACTTGAATTTCATCCAGCGGTCCGACGATGATCCATTTTTTCAAAAGAGCGCAAATTGAGTTACCCCATATAATACGTTTACACATgcataaaaactttttttagttatgtttGTAGGAATCTATGTGTTATACAATATTCTACCAAATGGGTCTTATCAAAtcgaagtttttaaaataaaaaggggagTTATACGATTCGGTCTCATCCgatctaaaaaatcttatttttttgaatatgaagaaataaagaAGCCATTGCAAGTGCCGGAAAGACTAGGCCTACTAAAGGCACAAAAATAGAGGGTAAGTTGTTGAAAGTTGTCATAAAATGGGGTACctcaatttaatatttgtacCTGTTATTGTTATATTCTGAATTCTAAAGATATCTTAGAATATCTTgtagttttattatttctattatatatattatataattatactaagtatctttaagtaaatatatatcgaATACTAATATACAACCTAATAGAAATAATAGAACCTACtagaaatagaataaaaaaataggtACAAGAAATGCCAAACTAAATAAATGGACTTATTaatctttcaaaataaaatagatgtaTTATCATAATCTCCCTGTtagatttattattctttttgttctttttgtctTCTAATAgtcattaataaagaaaaaattttattccattaaaattttatacaaaattgaTTGGAATCTGATCCACCAACAGGGAATTTTCGGGAAATGCAAAACGATGCAAGACTCTCTATAGATCTATATCTCTATTTGAATTATCTATCCATATGCAAGCAAGAGAGgaaaaaaactttgttttatttttctagtcGAATTTGAACTTCCCGAAAGCAAAAATTCACTTTTTATCTTGTTGATAAAGGTTTACTGAGTAGTAAACAAGAATATcgataaaaaaatgattctaaagaaaaatgaatttttcagGGTTTTCgtttaattatgataaactaactgttttatttgatttcatttttgttCAAAGGAAAAAAAGCATGGAGCTGAAATAACTCACTCACAACACCTTTTAAAGGATTACGTGGTACAATTGCATCCAATAAGCCCTTACGTAATAAAGATTCAGCTGCTTGTGAACCTTCAGGCACGGCTTTTTTCAATGTTTGTTCAATTACTCTTTTACCCGCAAATGCAATATAGGCATAGGGTTCGGCAATAATGATATCCCCCAACATACCAAAACTTGCTGTCACCCCACCGGTAGTAGGAGATGTAAGAATTGATATATAGAATAACTTTTTACTTGATTGATAATCACATAAAACCGAAGAAATTTTAGCCATTTGCATCAAACTTAAACTTCCTTCTTGCATTCGTGCTCCTCCGGAAGAACACACTAAAATAAGAGGTAAACATTGATTGGTAGCATACTCGATCAAACGAGTTATTTTTTCGCCTACTACGGATCCCATACTACCCCCCATAAACTGAAAATCCATAACCCCAAGAGCTACCGGAATACCGTTTAATTGACCTGTACCTGTTTGAATAGCGTCAGTCAACCCTGTCTTTTTTTGAGCAGAGGCAATACGCTTTTTATAAGGTTCCTCCCTCGAATGAAATTTAATGGGATCCGCAGAGACCATGTCTTCATCCATAGGATTCCAAGTACCCGGATCAATCGAAAGCTCAATTCTCTCTGAACTGGTCATTTTCAAATAATGTCCACATTCTTCACAAACATTCATTTCGACTTTCTTATACATTAATCCATAACAATTGTCGCATTGAATCCACAATTGATTGTAGTTTTTAGTTATATCGAAATCCTTAGAACTCATTAAATTATTACGATTACTATTAGTTCTTATCTTGTCATTTTTGCTTTCACGAATCTTTCCACTTCCACTTTCACTACAaatgaaattataaatgtaACTTTCATTGGAATTATTACTATCGCTTAAAAAGTGACTATTAATACAGATGTGAGAACGAAAATAAGAGTCAATGCAACTATTAATGTGATTATTACAATTATATTTAGTATCCTTAATGTAAGGATCATAGTGCAGATCGTTGTCACCTTTAGATCTATTATTCAGATAACTAGAACTAcaataactataaaaaaaaatttctaggtCACTCAAATCATTGTTAATctcaaattttttcttttttatatcaaaatatatagaataactatttttattacTATCCCTAACAAAAAAGGTGTCATCCGATATGAAATTCCGAATGTCCTTGGAGTTAACTAAAAGATCAACATTATTGTAATAACTAGAACGCTCACCCCAACCATAAAAGTTTTTatccatatcatatataaaccgGTCTTTACTTATAGTAGTCTTTTCAATAGGAGCAAAACTATCCATTGCTTTACTTAGCTCGCCTCTGTATTCCAATTCTCCCTTAGAAAACATCAAATTGAACCACGATTTTTCCATAGAGCTTCTGGCCTCTATttacatgaaaataaaataacaatagatgaatagtcattcaatgaaaaaattgaaaaatgcaaaaaaaaaatttgaatagttCATTTTCTATTCAGAGTAAGCAAAGCATGTCAATGCAATTGCTAATTGCTAAGATTATTAAGTAAAAGCAattgaaattaataaatttcaattctaaatgaaaataaggattttcttatattgtgtaaaattctcattaaaaaaaagaaatatttgttcttcgcttatgaatataagcgataTGAAGAACTTTTTTAGTAAAATCTCGTatactaatataaaaaaaaagtttttattccaATACGGAATGAAAAGAAAAGGACAACATGCAGAATGGGTAGAAGAAGTGGGGATACTTGGTTCAAGCCCTGACACGAAacttaaaaaaagaataaaaaaatcctAAGAATCCATATTTCGTATAGAATTTCTTGTGGACACTACAATACAAAAGTGTAGTTGTgtttaatcttctttttttttcagattttgtaTATCTAGATTAAGTATGTATCTATCAAAAACAGTATATACACTAGATAAACTCGGctcaatcttttttttactaaaaggaTTGAGCCGAGTTTAATTgcaattaaactaataaaacgGACGTGAATTACTAATCTAATTTCTAGTCTTGGCCATCTAATTTATCGATGGTTGGGAAGTTAAATGTGATCTCCTTCCATACTTCACAAGCAGCAGCTAGTTCAGGACTCCATTTGCAAGCCTCACGGATAATTTCATTACCCTCGACTGCAAGATCACGTCCCTCATTACGAGCTTGTACACATGCTTCTAGAGCTACTCGGTTAGCTACGGCACCCGGTGCATTTCCCCAAGGGTGGCCTAAAGTTCCGCCACCAAATTGTAGTACGGAATCATCTCATAAAATCACTCTTGACAGTAATATATGTTGTATATGTAAATCCTAGATATGACAATATGCGGAATTCatccatgaaaatgaaaaacaagggGGGGTTGATATCGATGGGACGCATAACCGGATAtgctaaaatgaaaatatgaaaaaaaaaaggctaatGAGATCGAAATAATGAATCATAAATAGAGTTCCATTTCGGAATTGGCTAGATAAAACAAAGTCTTGCCTATTATGACAAATAAATCAAAGACTTTccacaaaaattttttttattcatatattttttattttaaaactaggttTTGGTTAGTTGAGCTTGAAAACGACTATTCCTtcattgaaatttaattaagtaaaaaattGAATTGCATATTCGCTTGGGTGGTACCAATGAAATCGAGTGCTTACTCCCATTTATTATTGAATTAACCAATGAATTTACTATCGAAGATTTTTTCTGTATTCGAAAAATTTCGCAACAAAattgaacatattttttattatgagaaTAAATCCTACTACTTCGGATCCAGCGGTTTCAATACGTGAAAAAAACAACCTGGGACGTATTGCCCAAATCATTGGTCCGGTACTGGATGTAGCCTTTCCCCCGGGCAAGATGCCTAATATTTACAATGCTCTGGTGGTTAAGGGTCGAGATACGCTTGGTCAAGAAATTAATGTGACTTGTGAAGTACAGCAATTATTAGGAAACAACCGAGTTAGAGCTGTAGCTATGAGCGCGACCGAGGGTTTAAAGAGAGGGATGGACGTGGTTGATATGGGAAATCCTCTAAGTGTTCCAGTCGGCGGAGCGACTCTAGGACGAATTTTCAATGTACTTGGGGAACCTGTTGATAATTTAGGTCCTGTCGATACTCTCACAACATCTCCTATCCATAAATCCGCGCCTGCTTTTATAGACTTAGATACAACCTTATCTATTTTTGAAACAGGAATTAAAGTAGTAGATCTTTTGGCCCCTTATCGTCGTGGGGGAAAAATCGGACTATTCGGTGGGGCTGGCGTGGGTAAAACAGTACTAATTATGGAATTGATCAACAACATTGCCAAAGCTCATGGTGGTGTATCCGTATTTGGTGGAGTAGGCGAACGAACTCGTGAAGGAAATGATCTTTACATGGAAATGAAAGAATCTGGAGTCATTAATGAACTAAACCTTGCGGACTCCAAAGTAGCCCTAGTCTACGGTCAGATGAATGAACCGCCGGGAGCTCGTATGAGAGTTGGTCTGACTGCCTTAACTATGGCAGAATATTTCCGAGATGTTAATGAGCAAGACGTACTTCTATTTATCGACAATATCTTCCGTTTTGTACAAGCAGGATCCGAGGTATCCGCTTTATTGGGTAGAATGCCTTCTGCTGTGGGTTACCAACCCACCCTTAGTACCGAAATGGGTTCTTTACAAGAAAGAATTACTTCTACGAAAAAAGGGTCCATAACCTCTATTCAAGCAGTTTATGTACCTGCAGACGATTTGACTGACCCTGCTCCTGCCACCACATTTGCACATTTAGATGCGACTACCGTACTATCAAGAGGATTAGCTGCTAAAGGTATCTATCCAGCGGTAGATCCTTTAGATTCAACGTCAACTATGCTACAACCTCGAATCGTTGGCGAGGAACATTATGAAACTGCGCAACaagtaaagcaaactttacaacGTTACAAGGAGCTTCAGGACATTATAGCTATCCTGGGGTTGGACGAATTATCCGAAGAGGATCGCTTAACCGTCGCAAGAGCACGAAAGATTGAGCGTTTCTTATCACAACCTTTTTTCGTAGCAGAAGTATTTACAGGTTCTCCGGGAAAATATGTTGGGCTAGCGGAAACAATTAGAGGGTTTAATTTGATCCTTTCCGGAGAATTTGATTCTCTTCCTGAACAGGCCTTTTACTTAGTGGGTAACATCGATGAAGCTACTGCGAAGGCTACGAACTTAGAAATGGAGAGTAAATTGAAGAAATGACCTTAAATCTTTGTGTACTGACTCCGAATCGAATTGTTTGGGATTCAGAAGTAAAAGAAATCATTTTATCTACTAATAGTGGACAAATTGGCGTATTACCAAATCACGCGCCGATTGCCACAGCTGTTGATATAGGTATTTTGAAAATACGCCTTAATAACCAATGGTTAACAATGGCTCTGATGGGCGGTTTTGCTAGAATAGGCAATAATGAAATTACTATTTTAGTAAATGATGCAGAGAAGAATAGTGACATTGATCCACAAGAAGCTCAGCAAACTCTTGAAATAGCAGAGGCGAACTTGAGAAAAGCTGAAGGCAAGAGACAAACAATTGAGGCTAATCTAGCTCTCAGACGAGCTCGGACACGCGTCGAGGCTCTCAATACGATTTGATTTTGTAACTAGCTGACGTATAAAAAAATAGGATCCAAaagcgagaaaaaaaaaaaaaaaagctggctACAAAAACTTATTAGACACCATTGATCATGGTGTCTAATAAGTTATACCTACTATTGGATTTGAACCAATGACTCCTGCCGT
This genomic stretch from Brassica napus cultivar Da-Ae unplaced genomic scaffold, Da-Ae ScsIHWf_10;HRSCAF=17, whole genome shotgun sequence harbors:
- the LOC125595953 gene encoding ATP synthase subunit beta, chloroplastic-like, which gives rise to MRINPTTSDPAVSIREKNNLGRIAQIIGPVLDVAFPPGKMPNIYNALVVKGRDTLGQEINVTCEVQQLLGNNRVRAVAMSATEGLKRGMDVVDMGNPLSVPVGGATLGRIFNVLGEPVDNLGPVDTLTTSPIHKSAPAFIDLDTTLSIFETGIKVVDLLAPYRRGGKIGLFGGAGVGKTVLIMELINNIAKAHGGVSVFGGVGERTREGNDLYMEMKESGVINELNLADSKVALVYGQMNEPPGARMRVGLTALTMAEYFRDVNEQDVLLFIDNIFRFVQAGSEVSALLGRMPSAVGYQPTLSTEMGSLQERITSTKKGSITSIQAVYVPADDLTDPAPATTFAHLDATTVLSRGLAAKGIYPAVDPLDSTSTMLQPRIVGEEHYETAQQVKQTLQRYKELQDIIAILGLDELSEEDRLTVARARKIERFLSQPFFVAEVFTGSPGKYVGLAETIRGFNLILSGEFDSLPEQAFYLVGNIDEATAKATNLEMEKVKEIILSTNSGQIGVLPNHAPIATAVDIGILKIRLNNQWLTMALMGGFARIGNNEITILVNDAEKNSDIDPQEAQQTLEIAEANLRKAEGKRQTIEANLALRRARTRVEALNTI